A stretch of Aedes aegypti strain LVP_AGWG chromosome 2, AaegL5.0 Primary Assembly, whole genome shotgun sequence DNA encodes these proteins:
- the LOC110676626 gene encoding uncharacterized protein LOC110676626 isoform X2: MIKIVLFVVWSSLVVVACHAEETKASSIAEARQSYPDSPYFHSAGFGRQRSNDARANDYQWIDSIVQMVAPDTTDECRREVICEAEAYVAGDPLLRILSQFGGGNGSECRMATFSGVCRSITIQDVILRHIRPFFNYQSNVNWGSLILNKLF, from the exons ATGATCAAAATTGTACTGTTCGTCGTGTGGAGCAGCTTAGTCGTGGTGGCGTGTCACGCCGAAGAAACGAAAGCCTCCTCAATAGCGGAAGCGCGCCAGTCGTATCCCGATTCGCCATACTTTCATTCCG CAGGTTTTGGCAGGCAACGATCGAATGATGCGAGGGCGAACGACTACCAGTGGATAGATTCGATCGTGCAGATGGTGGCACCGGACACGACAGACGAATGCCGCCGGGAAGTGATCTGCGAAGCGGAAGCATATGTAGCGGGTGACCCGTTACTACGGATACTGTCGCAGTTTGGTGGAGGCAACGGAAGCGAGTGCAGAATGGCGACCTTCAGCGGAGTATGTAGATCGATAACCATTCAAGACGTGATTTTGAGGCATATCAGGCCTTTCTTCAACTACCAGTCCAATGTCAACTGGGGGTCTTTGATACTCAATAAATTGTTTTAG
- the LOC110676626 gene encoding uncharacterized protein LOC110676626 isoform X3 gives MIKIVLFVVWSSLVVVACHAEETKASSIAEARQSYPDSPYFHSGFGRQRSNDARANDYQWIDSIVQMVAPDTTDECRREVICEAEAYVAGDPLLRILSQFGGGNGSECRMATFSGVCRSITIQDVILRHIRPFFNYQSNVNWGSLILNKLF, from the exons ATGATCAAAATTGTACTGTTCGTCGTGTGGAGCAGCTTAGTCGTGGTGGCGTGTCACGCCGAAGAAACGAAAGCCTCCTCAATAGCGGAAGCGCGCCAGTCGTATCCCGATTCGCCATACTTTCATTCCG GTTTTGGCAGGCAACGATCGAATGATGCGAGGGCGAACGACTACCAGTGGATAGATTCGATCGTGCAGATGGTGGCACCGGACACGACAGACGAATGCCGCCGGGAAGTGATCTGCGAAGCGGAAGCATATGTAGCGGGTGACCCGTTACTACGGATACTGTCGCAGTTTGGTGGAGGCAACGGAAGCGAGTGCAGAATGGCGACCTTCAGCGGAGTATGTAGATCGATAACCATTCAAGACGTGATTTTGAGGCATATCAGGCCTTTCTTCAACTACCAGTCCAATGTCAACTGGGGGTCTTTGATACTCAATAAATTGTTTTAG
- the LOC110676626 gene encoding uncharacterized protein LOC110676626 isoform X1, which yields MIKIVLFVVWSSLVVVACHAEETKASSIAEARQSYPDSPYFHSVAYPFGYGWGIAAYVLAVFKAVFLFSMFVIWTHSEAGFGRQRSNDARANDYQWIDSIVQMVAPDTTDECRREVICEAEAYVAGDPLLRILSQFGGGNGSECRMATFSGVCRSITIQDVILRHIRPFFNYQSNVNWGSLILNKLF from the exons ATGATCAAAATTGTACTGTTCGTCGTGTGGAGCAGCTTAGTCGTGGTGGCGTGTCACGCCGAAGAAACGAAAGCCTCCTCAATAGCGGAAGCGCGCCAGTCGTATCCCGATTCGCCATACTTTCATTCCG TTGCCTACCCCTTCGGTTACGGCTGGGGCATAGCGGCGTACGTGCTGGCCGTGTTCAAAGCGGTGTTCTTATTTAGCATGTTTGTAATTTGGACACATTCTGAAGCAGGTTTTGGCAGGCAACGATCGAATGATGCGAGGGCGAACGACTACCAGTGGATAGATTCGATCGTGCAGATGGTGGCACCGGACACGACAGACGAATGCCGCCGGGAAGTGATCTGCGAAGCGGAAGCATATGTAGCGGGTGACCCGTTACTACGGATACTGTCGCAGTTTGGTGGAGGCAACGGAAGCGAGTGCAGAATGGCGACCTTCAGCGGAGTATGTAGATCGATAACCATTCAAGACGTGATTTTGAGGCATATCAGGCCTTTCTTCAACTACCAGTCCAATGTCAACTGGGGGTCTTTGATACTCAATAAATTGTTTTAG